A stretch of Ascochyta rabiei chromosome 6, complete sequence DNA encodes these proteins:
- a CDS encoding Tripeptidyl-peptidase I — translation MQIKSAFVAAAILAFCEALATPISARSPYVVKETHFVPKEWQKQDRAHGGKTISLQIGLKQGRFEELDRHLHEVSDPDHARYGQHLSAEQVDELVAPTAKTHDLVHEWLQENGIETENLSYSTAKDWVTVRLPIESVEKLLDTEYHNYKHHDGSVVARATSWSLPRHLHDHIDAIQPTTSFFRGSKDVATYFEGAAEIPQGYQTPSNQTISAVCNATSVTPQCFETLYQTKGYKPKALDKNNVAFNNFLAEVPIRPDGKQFLQKYRPESVAQAANFKQFSIDNGPVQDGPLTANQTADGKSREANLDFQAIAGISYNTPIISYSTGGSPPFIPDITTPDNTNEPYLVWVNYLLSQKDLPKIVSTSYGDSEQTVPRSYAERVCKQFAQAGARGTTLLFSSGDSGLGGTDKCYSNDGKNTYRFNPNFPASCPYVTAVGATMNFEPEEAVYRPGRNTSTGYRDFYAGGSGFSDYFDRPTWQGNAVPQYIKHLNGQYDGLYNKKGRAYPDLAAQGLYFAYVWNGTEGTISGTSASTPLTAGIFSLVNDALIASGKPVLGYLNPWLYKKGYKGLNDILKGTSHGCNVDGFPVTKGWDPVTGWGTPNFPKLLKAAGAKVH, via the exons ATGCAGATCAAGTCCGCTTTCGTGGCTGCCGCCATTCTCGCCTTCTGTGAGGCGCTCGCGACGCCCATCAGTGCGCGCTCGCCGTACGTCGTCAAGGAGACGCATTTTGTGCCCAAGGAGTGGCAGAAGCAAGACCGCGCCCATGGTGGAAAGACCATCTCTCTGCAGATCGGTCTGAAGCAGGGCCGCTTCGAGGAGCTGGACCGTCATCTCCACGAGG TCTCTGACCCCGACCATGCTCGCTACGGTCAGCATCTCAGCGCCGAGCAGGTCGATGAGCTCGTTGCACCTACCGCCAAGACACACGACCTTGTGCATGAGTGGCTCCAGGAGAACGGCATTGAGACGGAGAACCTGAGCTACAGCACCGCCAAGGACTGGGTTACCGTTCGCCTTCCCATTGAGTCGGTGGAGAAGCTCCTTGACACCGAGTACCACAACTACAAGCACCACGACGGCTCTGTTGTTGCGCGTGCTACGTCCTGGTCGCTTCCTCGCCACCTGCACGACCACATCGATGCCATCCAGCCCACCACTTCGTTCTTCCGTGGCAGCAAGGACGTTGCTACCTACTTCGAGGGTGCTGCCGAGATTCCCCAGGGTTACCAGACTCCTTCCAACCAGACCATCTCAGCCGTCTGCAACGCAACCTCGGTCACTCCCCAGTGCTTCGAGACTCTTTACCAGACCAAGGGCTACAAGCCCAAGGCTCTCGACAAGAACAATGTCGCATTCAACAACTTCCTTGCTGAAGTCCCCATTCGACCCGATGGAAAGCAGTTCCTCCAGAAGTACCGCCCTGAGTCAGTTGCCCAGGCTGCCAACTTCAAGCAATTCTCCATCGACAACGGCCCGGTCCAGGACGGTCCTTTGACCGCCAACCAGACCGCCGATGGCAAGAGCCGAGAGGCCAACTTGGACTTCCAGGCCATTGCCGGTATCAGCTACAACACCCCCATCATCAGTTACTCGACTGGTGGCTCGCCTCCTTTCATCCCCGACATCACCACGCCTGACAACACCAACGAGCCCTACCTCGTCTGGGTCAACTACCTGCTCTCGCAGAAGGACCTGCCCAAGATCGTCTCCACCTCTTACGGTGATTCCGAGCAGACCGTCCCCCGCTCGTACGCCGAGCGCGTGTGCAAGCAGTTCGCTCAGGCTGGTGCTCGCGGCACGActctcctcttctcctccGGCGACAGCGGTCTCGGCGGCACCGACAAGTGCTACTCCAACGACGGCAAGAACACATACCGCTTCAACCCCAACTTCCCAGCCTCGTGCCCGTACGTGACCGCCGTTGGCGCCACCATGAACTTCGAGCCCGAGGAGGCCGTCTACCGCCCCGGCCGCAACACATCAACCGGCTACCGCGACTTCTACGCAGGCGGCTCCGGCTTCAGCGACTACTTCGACCGCCCGACATGGCAGGGCAACGCCGTGCCGCAGTACATCAAGCACCTGAACGGCCAGTACGACGGCCTGTACAACAAGAAGGGACGCGCATACCCCGATCTTGCGGCGCAGGGTCTGTACTTTGCGTACGTGTGGAACGGCACCGAGGGGACCATCAGCGGCACATCTGCCTCGACCCCGCTGACGGCCGGTATCTTCTCGCTCGTCAACGACGCGCTGATTGCGAGCGGAAAGCCCGTCCTCGGCTACCTCAACCCCTGGCTCTACAAGAAGGGCTACAAGGGCCTCAACGATATCCTCAAGGGTACCAGCCACGGCTGCAACGTCGATGGCTTCCCCGTCACCAAGGGCTGGGACCCCGTCACCGGCTGGGGAACACCCAACTTCCCCAAGCTGCTGAAGGCTGCCGGCGCCAAGGTGCACTGA
- a CDS encoding GTP-binding protein of the rab/ypt, translating to MSQQRVQQGGRPGGSRFAQFKLVLLGESAVGKSSLVLRFVKDQFDDYRESTIGAAFLTQTIALDDSTTVKFEIWDTAGQERYKSLAPMYYRNANCAVVVYDITQAASLDKAKAWVKELQRQANENIIIALAGNKLDLATESPDKRAISAADAEQYAREAGLLFFETSAKTSENVRELFTAIAKKLPLDQAGPRSLRPGQQRQGVNLRPEANQTQGPAGCNC from the exons ATGTCGCAGCAGAGAGTCCAGCAGGGCGGACGGCCTGGAGGCTCCCGGTTCGCACAGTTCAAGCTGGTGCTGCTCG GTGAATCCGCGGTAGGAAAG TCCTCGCTCGTGTTGCGCTTTGTCAAG GACCAATTCGACGACTACCGGGAATCCACCATCGGCGCCGCCTTCCTCACCCAGACCATCGCCCTCGACGACAGCACAACCGTCAAGTTTGAGATCTGGGACACGGCCGGCCAGGAGCGCTACAAGTCGCTCGCCCCCATGTACTACCGAAACGCAAACTGCGCCGTCGTCGTCTACGACATCACACAAGCG GCCTCGCTCGACAAGGCGAAAGCATGGGTCAAGGAGCTCCAGCGCCAGGCCAACGAGAACATCATCATCGCCCTTGCCGGCAACAAGCTCGACCTGGCCACCGAGTCCCCCGACAAGCGCGCCATCtccgccgccgacgccgagCAGTATGCCCGCGAAGCCggcctcctcttcttcgagACGTCCGCCAAGACGAGCGAGAACGTGCGCGAGCTCTTCACCGCCATTGCAAAGAAGCTGCCCCTCGACCAGGCCGGCCCGCGAAGCCTGAGGCCCGGCCAGCAAAGACAGGGTGTCAACCTCAGGCCCGAGGCCAACCAGACACAGGGCCCTGCAGGCTGCAACTGCTAG
- a CDS encoding Phosphoinositide phosphatase sac1, producing the protein MGAVLPYRDINVHSSSSHYAFSSPSSPTAPTLVVERPSGDIRLHDGKLLGSKRVSSVAGILGIIKLRLDKYIIVITKAQPMGRIKGHMIYKVVATEFLPLRERPLHDPDEDNYLSLLKTLIKTSPLFFSYSFDITNTFQRQAHLDPSLPLWKRADDRFFWNRFVSSDLIDFRGGLSTGYGRHSSGQSPDVDPYILPVMYGMMEIKNTSIKGTPLTFILITRRSRLKAGTRYFSRGIDENGNVSNFNETEQAIILNDNASGGPGGFGSNQNGATGAQTGKETQVLAYVQTRGSVPVYWAEINTLKYTPKLQVRAVENAVPAAKKHFAEQIRLYGDNWLVNLVNQKGREQRVKEAYEEMVNHLLTAPNENVEGDKITEEKFHIVEPANAQTVWDRIHYVYFDFHTETKGLRWDRAKLLMDQLEPHVLKHGYFRAVDMPGDGSRVEVRRHQTAVVRTNCMDCLDRTNVVQSMIGRFILSRMLIDIGLMHEGESAEEDKAFEFLFRNVWADNADVVSKSYSGTGALKTDFTRLGVRTKGGALQDLNNSITRYCLNNFSDGPRQDAFDLFLGNHLPSDSGIGDQLLFADRRPLFIQSIPYLLAASIFLIFVGSFTRRAPDAAVWPLRLLLVLSLATAGACLNFMWTNGTLYVNWPKLNRLPHQVEAYQSSLAKVSHNPVVGSLVGTKHERGKSDARLLGLEEGKKRVE; encoded by the exons ATGGGCGCCGTCCTGCCGTACCGCGACATCAACGTCCACTCCTCCTCCTCGCACTACGCCTTCTCCTCCCCCTCCTCGCCCACGGCACCCACGCTCGTCGTCGAGCGGCCCTCGGGCGACATCCGCCTGCACGATGGGAAGCTGCTGGGCTCCAAGCGTGTGTCGAGCGTCGCTGGCATTCTCGGCATCATCAAGCTGCGACTAG ACAAGTACATCATCGTCATCACAAAGGCCCAGCCCATGGGCCGCATCAAGGGCCACATGATCTACAAGGTCGTCGCGACCGAATTTCTGCCCCTGCGCGAGCGGCCCCTGCACGACCCCGACGAGGACAACTACCTATCTCTGCTCAAGACGCTGATCAAGACATCGCCCTTGTTCTTCTCCTACTCGTTCGACATCACAAACACCTTCCAGCGACAGGCCCACCTCGACCCCTCGCTCCCCCTCTGGAAGCGCGCAGACGACCGTTTCTTCTGGAACCGCTTCGTATCCAGCGACCTGATCGACTTCCGCGGAGGACTGAGCACCGGCTATGGGCGCCACTCGAGTGGCCAGTCGCCCGACGTCGACCCTTACATTCTGCCCGTCATGTACGGCATGATGGAGATCAAGAACACGTCGATCAAGGGCACCCCGCTCACCTTCATCCTCATCACACGCAGGTCTCGACTCAAGGCAGGAACACGATACTTCTCGCGTGGCATCGACGAGAACGGCAACGTGTCCAACTTCAACGAGACGGAACAGGCCATCATCCTCAACGACAATGCCTCGGGCGGCCCAGGAGGCTTTGGCTCCAACCAGAACGGCGCAACCGGCGCACAGACTGGCAAAGAGACCCAAGTCCTCGCATACGTCCAGACGCGAGGCAGTGTGCCTGTGTACTGGGCCGAGATCAACACCCTCAAGTACACGCCCAAGCTGCAGGTGCGCGCCGTCGAGAACGCGGTTCCTGCTGCCAAGAAGCATTTCGCAGAGCAGATACGTCTGTACGGAGACAACTGGCTCGTCAACCTGGTCAACCAGAAAGGCCGCGAGCAGCGGGTCAAGGAGGCATACGAGGAGATGGTCAACCACCTGCTCACAGCACCCAACGAGAACGTCGAGGGCGACAAGATCACCGAGGAGAAGTTCCACATTGTCGAGCCTGCCAATGCACAGACCGTCTGGGACCGCATCCACTACGTCTACTTTGACTTCCACACCGAGACCAAGGGCCTGCGCTGGGATCGAGCCAAGCTGCTCATGGACCAGTTGGAGCCACATGTGTTGAAGCATGGCTACTTCAGGGCTGTCGACATGCCTGGGGACGGAAGCCGCGTCGAAGTCAGGCGCCACCAGACTGCTGTCGTCCGCACCAACTGCATGGACTGCTTGGATCGTACCAACGTTGTGCAGAGCATGATTGGGCGATTCATCCTGTCGCGCATGCTCATCGACATTGGCTTGATGCACGAGGGCGAGAGTGCAGAAGAGGACAAGGCGTTTGAGTTCTTGTTCCGCAACGTCTGGGCCGACAACGCAGACGTCGTTTCCAAGTCGTACTCCGGTACGGGCGCGCTGAAGACCGACTTCACCCGTCTCGGCGTGCGCACCAAGGGTGGTGCCCTTCAAGACCTCAACAACTCCATCACACGATACTGCCTCAACAACTTCAGCGACGGGCCGAGACAGGACGCTTTCGATCTGTTCCTCGGCAACCATCTGCCCAGCGACTCTGGCATTGGCGACCAGCTGCTGTTCGCCGACCGAAGACCGCTCTTTATTCAATCGATACCTTACCTTCTAGCTGCGAGCATCTTCCTCATCTTCGTAGGCAGCTTCACCAGACGGGCACCCGACGCCGCCGTCTGGCCGCTACGACTGCTTCTCGTTCTCAGCCTGGCCACGGCAGGCGCCTGCCTGAACTTCATGTGGACCAACGGCACCCTCTAT GTCAACTGGCCGAAGCTCAACCGCTTACCGCACCAAGTGGAAGCCTACCAATCCAGCCTTGCCAAAGTCTCGCACAATCCCGTCGTTGGCTCTCTGGTCGGCACCAAGCACGAGCGTGGCAAGAGCGACGCACGGCTGCTGGGCTTGGAAGAAGGCAAGAAACGCGTCGAATAG